A genomic region of Daphnia carinata strain CSIRO-1 chromosome 5, CSIRO_AGI_Dcar_HiC_V3, whole genome shotgun sequence contains the following coding sequences:
- the LOC130703049 gene encoding beta-1,4-N-acetylgalactosaminyltransferase bre-4-like, with product MLSELLNNDNEEPGLKIGGRYEPTNCHSREKVAIIVPYRQRHHHLKIFLRYMHPFLRRQQLTYTVFVIEQFDDLPFNRGMLMNIGYKEATKLDSFKCIIFHDVDLLPEDDRNTYRCPEDGKPRQMAFLMDIYDYKPAPNSYFGGVNAFLTTNFQLVNGFSNLFWGWGSEDDDLYRRLLRHNLMVTRLFESEPSLVHIARYKMLDHAWSNPNPDRDWLYKEGGDRQTYDGLSDLKYVLVKKQLTPLYTHLLVDLKKNQPNE from the exons ATGTTATCTGAATTATTAAACAACGATAACGAAGAGCCAGGACTTAAAATTGGTGGGAGATACGAACCCACAAACTGTCATTCACGAGAAAAAGTAGCCATAATAGTACCATACCGACAAAGGCAtcatcatttaaaaatatttctgcGATACATGCATCCGTTTCTACGACGTCAGCAACTTACATACACAGTTTTTGTCATAGAACAATTTG ATGATTTGCCATTCAACCGAGGAATGCTAATGAATATTGGATATAAAGAGGCCACCAAACTAGATTCTTTTAAGTGTATTATTTTTCATGACGTTGATCTACTTCCCGAAGATGACAGAAATACTTACAGATGTCCAGAAGATGGAAAACCAAGACAAATGGcatttttaatggacattTACGATTACAA GCCGGCCCCAAACAGTTATTTTGGAGGCGTTAACGCTTTTTTAACAACCAACTTTCAGCTTGTTAATGGCTTCTCCAATTTATTTTGGGGCTGGGGCAGTGAAGATGATGACTTATACCGTCGCTTATTACGCCATAATCTTATGGTAACAAGATTGTTTGAAAGTGAGCCATCGCTTGTTCATATTGCCCGCTATAAAATGCTGGACCATGCCTGGTCAAATCCCAATCCGGATCGGGACTGGTTGTATAAAGAAGGGGGTGACCGACAAACATATGATGGTCTGAGTGACCTTAAATATGTGttagtaaaaaaacaattaacacCACTCTACACTCATCTTCTTgttgacttgaaaaaaaatcagccaaaTGAATAA